The genomic interval CCATGGCATCGACGGCACGGGCGGCCGAGTGCAGGGTGCGCAGCGAGCCGGGGTCGTCGTGGTCGATGCGCAGCAGCAGCTTGCCCGCGTCGAAGCCGAGCCCGGCCAGGTCCTCGGGGCGGTGGCCGGTGAAGCGGTCGTCCATCTCGAAGGCGGCGCCGGCGAGTCCGCCGCGGTTCATGGACCCGATGACGACCTTGTGCTCCAGGGCGCCGAGCAGCAGCAGGTCGTCGAGGACGTCGGCGGAGCCGAGGACCCCGTCGACGCCGGGCCGGGAGAGGGCGAGGCAGAGCCGCTCCAGGAGGCCGGCGCGGTCGGCCATGGCGAGCGGGCGGTCGCCGACGGCGAGGGCACCGCGCGCCGGGTGGTCGGCGGCGATGATCATCAGCCGCCCGCTGTCCCCGACGAGCGGCCGCCGGGCCCGCCGGGCGGCGGCCTCGGCGACGGCTTCGGGGTGCCGGGCCCGCACCCGGGCGAGATCGGCGAGGGCGACGGTCACGAGCGGGGCGCCTCCTGTCCGGGGCGGGGCGGCTTGCCACGCCGGGCGGCCTTGGGCCGGGCCCGGGCCCCCCGCCGCGCCTGCGGCGGGGGAGCGGGCGCCTTCGGGGGGTCGTCGGTGCCGCTTTCGGGAGGTGGGGGTCCTTCGGGTGGGGTGCCGGGGGCGCCGGACGGGTCGGCGGTGGCGGGGTGGGCGGGGCCGGGACCGGCCTCGGCCGGGCCGCCGGTGCCGGCCGAGGCGTGGTCGGTCGTATCTGCCCCGGCCGGGTGGCCGATCCGCCCCTCGGCCGGGGCGCCGCTGCCGGCCGCGGGCGCCTCGTCCGTACCGGCGTCCGCCGGGGCGCCGGTGGCGGTCCCCGCGGGAGTGCCGGTGCCGCCCCCGCCCGTTCCCCCGGGCCCGGGGCCGCCGCTCCCCCCGCCGCCCGGCGGTGTCGCCAGCAGGGCCTCCACCTCCTCCGGTGACGGCATCGCCGACGAGCAGGCGATCCGCGTGGCGACCAGCGCGCCCGCCGCGTTCGCGTAGCGCACCACGCGCTCCAGGTCCCAGCCGGCCAGCAGGCCGTGGCAGAGCGCGCCGCCGAACGCGTCGCCCGCGCCGAGGCCGTTGACGACCTCGACGGGCACCGGCGGCACCTCGACCGTCGTGCCGTCGCGGTGGACGGCGAGGACGCCCTTCGGGCCCTGTTTCACGACGGCGAGCTCGACGCCGGCGTCCAGCAGGGACCACGCGGCCGCGTACGGATCGCGCTCGCCCGTGGCGACCTCGCACTCGTCGGCGTTGCCGACGGCGACCGTGGTGTGGGCGAGGGCCGCCGCGTAGAACGGCCGGGCCGCGGCCATCGCGGCGGCGCCCGAGGCGCCGCCGTCCGTCGAGGCGCCGCCCGCCCCGCCCCAGAACAGCGGCCGCCAGTCCAGGTCGAAGACCGTCGTGCCGCGCTTGGCGCGGGCCGCGAGCGCGGCCAGCGTCGCCGCCCGGCTCGGCTCCTCGCACAGCCCCGTGCCCGTCACCCAGAGGATCCGGGCGGCGCGCAGCGCGTCCAGGTCCAGCTCGGCGGTGCGGATCTCCAGGTCGGGCGCCTTGGGCCGGCGGTAGAAGTACAGCGGGAAGTCGTCGGGCGGGAACATCTCGCAGAACGTGACGGGCGTGGGGAGGCCGGGGACGGGGGTCACCCACCGGTCGTCCACCCCGAAGTCCCGCAGCGCCTCGTGGACGTACGCGCCGAAGGGATCGTCGCCGGTGCGGCTGACGAGCGCCGCGCGGCGGCCGAGCCGGGCCGCGGCGACCGCGACATTGGCCGCCGACCCGCCCAGGAACCGGCCGAAGGTGTCGACCCGCGCGAGCGGCACACCGGTCCTGAGGGGATAGAGGTCCACCCCGACCCTGCCCATCGCGAGCAGGTCGTACGGTCTCGGCTCGGTCATGGGGTCAGGTCTAGCCGGGCCCGCACGACCATGTCAAGGAATTGTCCTTACATATAGACGTACTCTCGGGGTGACTTGACGTTACGTCCGTATGTCCGGACGAACCCTTGACACCTCCCCACCCCGCGGGGAAGCTACGGACGAAACCGCCCCGCGGCCCGAGGACCGAGGAGACCCGCCCCATGTCCGCCAGCCCCCCGCCCGCACCCGCGTCCC from Streptomyces albireticuli carries:
- a CDS encoding Cgl0159 family (beta/alpha)8-fold protein, encoding MTVALADLARVRARHPEAVAEAAARRARRPLVGDSGRLMIIAADHPARGALAVGDRPLAMADRAGLLERLCLALSRPGVDGVLGSADVLDDLLLLGALEHKVVIGSMNRGGLAGAAFEMDDRFTGHRPEDLAGLGFDAGKLLLRIDHDDPGSLRTLHSAARAVDAMAALRLPVFVEPFVSRRVAGRVVNDLGAEAVVRSIAIASGLAGTSAYTWLKVPVTDDPADMARVMATSTLPAVLLGGDLADGPGGQDAAFGRWRAALRLPTVQGLVAGRSLLYPADGDVAGAVDTAVGLL